A region of the Pseudorca crassidens isolate mPseCra1 chromosome 9, mPseCra1.hap1, whole genome shotgun sequence genome:
AATGGAAACGTTGGGAAAGCATCGTATTAAATGAGAGGTACCTAGAGACTGTGTCATCTTTCCTTTTCGTAGGTCCAATGCCATACCcatggaagaaataaataaaactgtttgATACAATCAAACAACTGTTTGATACAAAAAACTGCAAAGATACTATTCTTCTTTCGTCCATTCTCAGCTGACCCAAAGGTACAGGTGGTGATTTCTGTGGCTTTCCTGGTGATGTACCTGACCAGCCTCAGTGGAAATGCCATCATTGCAGTTACTGTCCAGATTAACCACTCTCTCCATGCCCCCATGTACTTTTTCCTGGCTAACTTGGCAGTTCTGGAAATCTTCTATACATCTTCCATCACCCCACTGGCCTTGGAAAACCTTCTTTCAATGGGCAAAACTCCTGTTTCTATCACTGGATGTGGCCcccaaatgtttttctttgtcttcttgggTGGGGTTGATCGTGTCCTGCTTGCAGTCATGGCTTATGACCGGTTTATAGCAATCTGCTACCCTCTACGATACACCCTCATCATGAGCTGGCCCTTGTGTGTGGAGTTGATGGTAGGATCCCTGGTACTGGGGTTCCTGCTGTCACTACCACTGACTATTTTAATCTTCCATCTCCCATTCTGCAACAACAGCGAAATCTACCACTTCTACTGTGACATGCCTGCCGTCGTGCGCCTGGCTTGTGCAGACACGCACGTTCACCAAACTATCATCAGCTTCATCGTCCTAAGCATCGCCCTCTCAGTAACCTCCATCTCCTACGTCTTCATCGTGGAAGCTATTTTACAGATCCAGTCAGCAGAAGGGCACCACCGAGCCTTCCCCAACCTGCTCTTCTCACATCTTAGTGGTCCTCCTGCAGTATGGCTGCACCAGCTTTATATACTTGTCCCCCAGTTCCAGCTACTCTCCTGAGATGGACCCGGTGGTGTCTGTGGTCTACACTTCTATCACTCCCATTTTAAACCCCTTGATCTATAGTATGAGGAACAAGGAATTGAAAGATGCCCTAAGGAGGGCACTAAGCACGTTTTAGGTAGGATGGTTCTACGACTTATTTAAATCAGGACACTTCTGAGAATGAAATGGGATGCAGTTAATAATTATGCTGGGATGATATACATGAGCCAGGACTGTCCTCAACAAACTGAGACATAGTATTCTAGAAGAATAATGAATGCACCGGAGGAAATGAATACTACTAATTGAAATAAAGCTTTATCACATAGGGTAACATGATGTCCTGGGCATGGATGGAGGAGCTTCAGCACTTATTTATTGGACCTCTACTGCGTCCTAGGTACTTTATGTGGGTTATCTCACTCAGCCTATAATAAGTATAATTGTCTTCACtgttagaaaagaaaactaaagtagCTAACAAAAGACATATCCAGGATGAGAACACAAGTATTCGGAAACCTAAAGACTAAGCTGTCTTCACACAATGACACTCCCCTTGTTCTAAGCTCGCTCTGCCAGTAAGAATATACGTTACCTCGTGCACGTTTCTCCATCTctctaggcttcagtttccttatttctgAAGTGGCAGAGATGTGTTCCTTCCAAGGTCATAACATTATGTTCTAAATATTGGCCCAGCAGACcctgaatggggaaaaaaaaaaaaaaaaaaaagaggctttgCCGTTAGCCAAAGGAAGGaggaattttttttacatttcctgttttgttaaccaaaatgaaaactcaTGATTCTGTTCATAACATTTAAAGAGCACCCCAGTAATAAAAAGCATAGTAATAATGGAGGAAATGTTCTTTAATTTAATAAGTGAAAATATAGGAGAGGAAGAAAGTGGGCATCATTGAATTGGATTCCTTGAGGATCTCTTCTATCTCAGAGAGTGTTCCAGACTCTGCTTGAGCTTCCAAGGAGAGAGATCATTAACTTGTAAGACACTCCATTCCTCGCTGGACACCTCCAGTTATTAAAGTACTGTACCTTACCTTGAGCTAAATTCTATCTACAAACAACTTCCTGCCACTGATCCTGTGTTTCCTCCCTAAGAGCTCTCTTCTACATGACAGCTCTTCACATGTGTTAGGATCGATTGTGCATCTTCTATAAGTCTTCAGTCCTCTTTTCTCTAGAGCAAGTACTCCATCAACTTTTCCTCCaggatattacattttttttaatttttgaattttattttatttttttatacagtagtttcttattagttatctattttatacatgttagtgtatacatgtcagtcccaatctcccaattcatcccaccaccaccacccctcccaccacttcccccccttggtgtccgtacgtttgttctctgcatctgtgtctctatttctgccctgcaaaccggttcatttgtaccattttccaGGAGATTATATTTGAACCCTCTCATCATACAAGTCACCTTCTAGATTTTCCCTAGCTCCATATTCTTCTACgaattttcagaaataaataaaatacactggGAATATTTTGTTCTGGGGAACTGCTACTTTTACCTGTGAACTATATTTCTATTAATTCATCTTGATCCTTTTAGTCTCATAAATATGGTATCAAATATAGTTTTCATATGTCTTTCAATGCTGCCTtctcataatttattttactaaCATACATGGAGGACTTTTCATTTAACACTgatatattgtgtttttattagTTTTGGCCAAGTGACTAAACTGACAAGTCATCTTCaggatttattttattcatcataATTTTGTGTCATGGTCAAAATTGCATTCATTTCCTTTGTCTAAGTCATTAACAAATATCTAAAATAGGACAGGATGAATGCAGCATCTATGGTAGTCCTCCTCTGTGACAACTGTTGTCCAACTAGATAGAAACCTGTTCAGTTAACACCATCTGTGGTACACTGTCACCATTATGATCCCCACTCCCTGTTGACCCCATCATCCTGTATCCATGTTTTTAGGTGACCCCTGTCACCCATGGatatgtgacttgctttgttgCAGGCAGAGGTTTTACCCTTACCCTTTGGTGCCTGTCCTCTCTTGCTGCCCTGAGACTGACATGTGAAGAAACCAGGCCTAGAATGACACCTTGTAGAACACAAATTGGATGTCAAGTTGAGGCTCCCTAGACCAATTCCAGTCAATCCACCAGATGACTGCAGCCACATTAGTGACCCCAGTAAGACCAGCAGAAGAACTGCCCAGTTGAGCTAGGCCAAAatgctgacccacagaaacctGGGCAAATAAAATCATCGATATTTTAAGCCCTTAAGTTTGGAGTGGTTTCTTTTGCAGCAAAAAAATAACCAATTCGCCATCCAATCTATAATAAACCATCTCTCCAAGAAGGATATCATAGGAAGCGTATCA
Encoded here:
- the LOC137231226 gene encoding olfactory receptor 10V1-like, with product MYLTSLSGNAIIAVTVQINHSLHAPMYFFLANLAVLEIFYTSSITPLALENLLSMGKTPVSITGCGPQMFFFVFLGGVDRVLLAVMAYDRFIAICYPLRYTLIMSWPLCVELMVGSLVLGFLLSLPLTILIFHLPFCNNSEIYHFYCDMPAVVRLACADTHVHQTIISFIVLSIALSVTSISYVFIVEAILQIQSAEGHHRAFPNLLFSHLSGPPAVWLHQLYILVPQFQLLS